A stretch of the Fusarium musae strain F31 chromosome 2, whole genome shotgun sequence genome encodes the following:
- a CDS encoding hypothetical protein (EggNog:ENOG41) codes for MNPKYTLAMLWPTAIAALTTSNTSSSSILLDNQDQIFSVDDSQYLAVTSDILSSVSYSSDPAQGPVTYISGLLSSTTGDELEDVIKSSLEQDDVFSETFLGTILVSAADEGGLDSSVVSYFNSLSSTVIYGAEDGPSLCGNSTLTPCPMFGLANGDTLSLSKVFRLYVDTYRTFMVGTYEAGDGYRTLPCSNSEWGAPSIPVPSRLYSIEDGRPLAGKRVGVKDIYDLEGIQTTAGSLAYASLHPKADTTAPALQRILDQGGVVVGKQKTAQFASPQSPWDWNDAFYPRNPRGDTFLTCSASSAGSACSIAAYNWLDFAIGTDTGKSIREPAAVAGIFGNRPSQGMISMDNIVTNAFNTDTAGVFARDPVAWAKFAKAWYDPSLHQDTSINGLPALSVPDVQTFPKRLLYPTDHLPMQNTAAEAILQKFLDDVTAAVGVTVDKINLTETIEDTLGRPLQGMLDDLTVLWTHDLITETAEPLISNYSPGFPPIDEPYRSFFRGAVVDDNSYKSAMENRTRDAALWHKQVLFSTNSSCSESILLYDIGTGGLPSFREKDLNDSPGAASPVDPRGPKAVSTISSYFGDVDITVPIGQITYQSNVTFQEEVMPVTVNMVAKRGCDFVLFNLLNKLVSKGILTSVDTGKQAFQE; via the coding sequence ATGAATCCGAAGTACACTCTTGCAATGCTTTGGCCAACGGCCATCGCAGCCCTCACCACTTCCAAcacctcatcctcttcaattCTCTTGGATAACCAAGACCAAATCTTCTCAGTAGATGACTCGCAGTATCTCGCAGTCACCTCTGATATCCTGTCTTCTGTTTCATACTCCTCAGATCCTGCTCAGGGACCTGTTACCTACATCTCCGGTCTACTCTCCAGTACTACTGGCGATGAGCTTGAAGACGTTATCAAGAGTTCACTAGAGCAAGATGATGTTTTCTCTGAGACATTCCTTGGAACTATCCTTGTCAGTGCGGCTGATGAAGGGGGCCTTGACTCTTCTGTCGTGAGCTACTTCAATAGTCTCAGCTCAACTGTCATCTATGGAGCGGAGGACGGTCCGAGTCTCTGCGGCAACTCTACCTTGACTCCCTGCCCAATGTTTGGTCTTGCGAACGGCGATACTCTCAGCTTGAGCAAAGTTTTCCGCTTGTATGTCGATACCTACAGAACATTTATGGTTGGCACATACGAAGCGGGAGACGGCTATCGCACTTTACCTTGTTCCAACTCAGAATGGGGCGCTCCATCTATTCCTGTCCCCTCTAGGCTCTACAGCATCGAAGATGGCAGACCTCTCGCTGGAAAGCGAGTTGGTGTCAAGGACATCTACGATCTCGAAGGCATACAGACAACTGCTGGTAGCTTGGCGTACGCCTCCCTTCATCCAAAGGCGGACACAACAGCTCCAGCTCTGCAGCGCATCCTTGACCAGGGTGGAGTTGTGGTTGGCAAGCAGAAAACAGCCCAGTTCGCCTCCCCTCAAAGCCCTTGGGATTGGAACGACGCGTTCTACCCCCGCAACCCCCGCGGAGATACGTTCCTGACCTGCTCTGCGTCCTCAGCAGGAAGTGCCTGCTCTATCGCTGCGTACAACTGGCTTGACTTTGCTATTGGTACCGACACGGGCAAGTCTATCAGAGAACCCGCTGCCGTTGCTGGCATCTTCGGTAACAGGCCTTCGCAAGGAATGATTTCCATGGACAACATTGTCACCAACGCTTTCAACACGGATACAGCTGGTGTCTTTGCACGCGATCCTGTTGCTTGGGCCAAGTTCGCAAAGGCCTGGTACGACCCTTCTCTTCACCAAGACACGTCGATCAACGGATTGCCTGCGTTGTCAGTCCCTGATGTTCAGACATTCCCCAAACGTCTTCTGTACCCTACCGATCATCTGCCAATGCAGAACACCGCTGCGGAAGCTATCCTGCAAAAGTTCCTGGATGATGTGAcagctgctgttggtgtcaCTGTCGATAAGATCAACTTGACGGAGACTATCGAGGACACTCTGGGCCGCCCACTACAGGGCATGCTTGACGATCTTACCGTGCTTTGGACCCACGACTTGATCACTGAGACGGCTGAACCACTGATTTCCAACTATAGCCCCGGATTCCCTCCCATCGATGAGCCATACCGCTCATTCTTCCGCGGCGCAGTGGTAGACGATAATAGCTACAAGTCTGCCATGGAAAACCGCACTCGCGATGCAGCTCTCTGGCACAAACAAGTCCTCTTCTCGACCAACAGCTCCTGCTCCGAGTCTATCCTGCTCTACGACATCGGCACAGGTGGTCTCCCATCCTTCCGCGAGAAGGATCTCAATGACTCCCCAGGAGCTGCATCCCCTGTCGACCCTCGAGGCCCCAAAGCGGTATCGACTATTTCGTCTTACTTTGGGGACGTCGATATCACGGTTCCCATTGGACAGATTACATATCAGAGCAACGTCACGTTCCAGGAGGAGGTCATGCCAGTCACTGTTAACATGGTTGCTAAGAGAGGATGCGACTTTGTCCTGTTTAACCTTCTCAACAAGCTGGTTTCGAAGGGGATCTTGACTTCGGTAGACACAGGAAAGCAGGCTTTCCAAGAGTGA
- a CDS encoding hypothetical protein (EggNog:ENOG41~MEROPS:MER0080922), with the protein MVHQYWLLALPLLVLDAAQGVVATHGKHASKSNPSPPGLHVLPLIADNSDDYNSWITEVAAGTPPQKMRLNLDIAKSTTWFISDKTYADCDGCTNGYYQLNKSKTSSPVLGHTAISYGDPTTYPPSNLTFDLDYQKDTVQIAGVSIPKQVFGLFNPYKDEFSGIGALALGPNVEHGYAPGKIYSSFLDNLVANKKIASRTYSIDLHQHGSKPGLSQTVPSGKNKSGKVTSYPVHKNDSVFLLDSSNQYLRFRHSFVDPLYKTLGAVNNGQDAYFVPCEKRNMPGSWDFQFGDVTIKIPYSKIITDQSGDKGKTCWVGVLTTWKGQLVLGQPFLEAAYLAFDLDNKQVALAPPANCGEKLVAFGSGPNAIPNLKGC; encoded by the exons ATGGTCCACCAATACTGGCTGTTAGCTCTCCCCCTCCTGGTGCTAGATGCTGCACAAGGCGTAGTTGCAACTCATGGAAAGCACGCGAGTAAATCCAACCCATCGCCTCCTGGACTGCATGTTCTGCCCCTGATTGCGGATAACTCCGATGACTATAACTCATGGATTACTGAAGTCGCGGCTGGCACCCCCCCTCAGAAAATGAGGCTGAATCTAGACATAGCAAAATCGACAACAT GGTTCATCTCTGACAAGACGTACGCGGATTGCGATGGCTGCACGAATGGATATTATCAGCTCAACAAGTCCAAGACCTCTTCCCCTGTTCTAGGTCACACGGCAATCTCATATGGCGATCCAACGACTTACCCGCCAAGCAACCTCACGTTTGATCTGGATTATCAAAAGGACACGGTTCAAATTGCTGGCGTTAGCATTCCCAAACAAGTCTTTGGTCTTTTCAACCCCTACAAGGATGAGTTCTCTGGAATTGGTGCGCTTGCGCTTGGGCCCAATGTCGAACATGGTTATGCACCGGGCAAGATCTACAGCTCCTTCTTGGATAACCTCGTTGCAAACAAAAAGATTGCTAGCCGCACTTACAGTATTGACCTGCACCAGCACGGCTCTAAGCCAG GCCTTAGCCAGACTGTCCCCAGTGGAAAGAACAAGTCAGGAAAAGTGACCAGCTACCCAGTCCACAAGAACGACTcagtcttcctcctcgacagctCCAACCAGTACCTCCGATTCCGCCACTCATTCGTCGATCCTCTCTACAAGACCCTCGGCGCAGTCAACAACGGACAAGACGCATACTTTGTTCCTTGCGAGAAGCGCAACATGCCTGGTAGCTGGGACTTCCAATTCGGCGACGTCACGATCAAGATCCCGTACAGCAAGATTATCACTGACCAGTCGGGTGATAAGGGCAAGACTTGCTGGGTTGGTGTTTTGACTACCTGGAAGGGACAGCTAGTCCTTGGAC AACCTTTCTTGGAAGCTGCCTATCTCGCTTTCGATCTCGACAATAAGCAGGTTGCGCTGGCTCCACCAGCCAACTGTGGCGAAAAGCTAGTTGCATTTGGTTCCGGTCCGAATGCCATTCCCAATCTGAAGGGCTGCTAG
- a CDS encoding hypothetical protein (EggNog:ENOG41) — MHKLKRLLQRKRLKKEEAHMEEQGLARIPLEAPAAADSPKSPSLSNLERLPFEIRNACLLAIDSIADLSALVHASPTFHEQYQLDRAFWLWHCLQLELGPVYVDAYIADQCNAPEFRLKRSREKILLFIEDYKSHRSLTTDVFTKCPDEDDIVSIAIFHSSVIRPLMHHYVSWTRTIMEPLSTPKEISRTEERRIMRGLYRFQIFSNLFGGVKGRDHGSTYLGSEERLNLLLNDFVAWEIEEILCINAFAHAKYESVFEAIQWDLHPDNPSFDIVRTGPHTPPGAFHLVNHMSSEWYRNGMVSRGLSVLSSVFEAQDRAKLVEVVSEEIVAVVDDVLFRTTIPWYQESRRETQYSDRDQAQDDREKMVFTGDSDDSPPFAWVVFWKEAYSNLFGDFIPRPLRQWGYIMWDKDRLDNTDAIAILDQEWKAMYTRPDAEDEPGDPRDEMLAYH; from the exons ATGCACAAATTAAAAAGACTCCTACAGAGGAAACGTCTCAAAAAGGAGGAAGCTCACATGGAGGAACAAGGTCTTGCTCGCATCCCTCTCGAGGCGCCCGCTGCCGCCGATAGCCCCAAGTCACCCTCTCTATCCAACCTGGAACGACTTCCCTTCGAGATCAGAAACGCTTGTTTACTTGCTATAGACTCCATAGCAGACCTCTCTGCTTTAGTTCATGCATCTCCGACATTTCATGAACAATACCAACTTGACCGAGCGTTTTGGCTCTGGCATTGCTTACAGCTGGAACTGGGCCCTGTTTATGTTGATGCCTACATCGCCGACCAATGCAACGCTCCTGAGTTTCGCTTGAAACGTAGCCGGGAGAAAATTCTGTTATTCATTGAGGATTACAAATCACATCGCTCGTTGACGACAGATGTTTTTACCAAATGccccgatgaagatgacatcgTCAGCATCGCCATTTTTCATTCTTCTGTCATTCGGCCACTAATGCATCACTACGTCTCCTGGACTCGCACAATTATGGAACCTCTCTCAACACCGAAGGAAATCAGTCGCACAGAGGAGAGACGCATCATGCGTGGCTTATACCGCTTCCAAATATTCAGTAACCTCTTTGGGGGTGTCAAAGGCAGAGATCATGGAAGTACCTACCTCGGATCCGAAGAAAgactcaaccttcttctgaATGACTTTGTGGCTTGGGAGATAGAGGAAATCCTGTGCATCAACGCCTTTGCACACGCCAAGTATGAAAGTGTCTTTGAGGCAATCCAATGGGACTTGCACCCTGATAACCCGTCATTCGATATCGTGAGGACCGGTCCTCATACGCCTCCCGGCGCATTCCACCTTGTCAACCATA TGTCCTCAGAATGGTATAGAAATGGCATGGTCTCGAGGGGCCTGTCCGTTCTGTCCTCCGTATTCGAAGCTCAGGACCGTGCGAAGCTGGTCGAAGTGGTTTCGGAGGAGATTGTGGCTGTCGTGGACGACGTGCTTTTCCGGACCACTATACCTTGGTACCAAGAATCAAGACGCGAGACCCAGTACTCTGACAGGGACCAAGCCCAGGATGATCGTGAGAAGATGGTCTTCACCGGCGACAGTGATGACTCGCCTCCATTCGCATGGGTTGTCTTTTGGAAAGAGGCATACAGCAACCTCTTTGGCGATTTTATACCACGGCCCTTGCGTCAGTGGGGATATATCATGTGGGACAAGGATCGGTTAGATAATACTGATGCTATTGCCATACTTGACCAGGAGTGGAAAGCCATGTATACGAGGCCAGATGCCGAAGACGAGCCGGGGGACCCGAGGGACGAGATGTTGGCTTATCACTAA
- a CDS encoding hypothetical protein (EggNog:ENOG41): protein MSADSKESLANGLMALRFEIKDMGERIQYLIALRKRMSHKQKKIDEAEYEQALNSPSMIVLYESYKHAADFTVDCKNAYEQRMAQYSNRFARATAEDQMEIYALQEQWIRAAVNTAEQRLRYLEQFPCAYQNKQSIRGHITAAEGSMNAAKTALKDVEMNKRVLFAKMSREGPWV, encoded by the exons ATGTCTGCTGACTCGAAAGAGTCGCTTGCAAACGGCTTGATGGCTTTAAGATTCGAGATAAAAGACATGGGTGAACGTATCCAATACCTGATTGCTCTCAGAAAGCGTATGTCCCataagcagaagaagatcgacgAAGCGGAGTATGAGCAGGCACTAAACTCGCCATCGATGATTGTTCTTTATGAGTCGTACAAACACGCGGCCGACTTTACTGTCGACTGCAAGAACGCCTACGAACAGAGAATGGCTCAGTATAGCAACAGGTTCGCCCGCGCAACTGCAGAAGATCAGATGGAGATATATGCTCTGCAAGAGCAATGGATCAGAGCTGCAGTCAA CACTGCGGAGCAGCGATTGCGCTATCTAGAGCAGTTTCCATGTGCCTACCAGAACAAACAGTCGATCAGGGGCCACATCACTGCAGCAGAAGGTTCAATGAACGCGGCAAAGACTGCTCTGAAGGATGTGGAGATGAATAAGAGGG TCTTGTTTGCGAAAATGAGCAGGGAAGGCCCCTGGGTTTGA
- a CDS encoding hypothetical protein (EggNog:ENOG41), with amino-acid sequence MSYETSREARVVFEKGNHHALENSIILVYALHDVTPQDVQQACEIATETFAKKILNWPNGRLKKPEIFKVETHDGQLRDSNDCFERFVNHLHDVFEASPPKDLPVYPHAFVIMDGSCLEKDATAMLVLAYKPEDEWRVGHCRVPIEVELGLVVESLRLGDVTETDMLDQFGH; translated from the coding sequence ATGTCTTACGAAACCTCTCGCGAAGCCAGAGTCGTGTTTGAGAAAGGGAACCATCATGCTCTTGAGAACAGCATCATCTTAGTGTATGCATTACATGACGTCACGCCCCAAGACGTTCAGCAGGCCTGCGAGATCGCGACCGAGACTTTCGCAAAGAAGATCTTGAACTGGCCAAATGGAAGACTCAAGAAGCCAGAGATCTTCAAAGTTGAGACCCACGATGGACAACTGAGGGATTCCAACGATTGCTTTGAACGATTTGTTAACCATCTGCATGACGTCTTTGAAGCGTCACCACCCAAAGACCTACCTGTGTACCCTCACGCGTTCGTGATTATGGACGGAAGCTGCTTGGAGAAGGATGCAACTGCTATGCTGGTTCTTGCGTATAAGCCAGAGGATGAATGGAGAGTTGGCCATTGTCGCGTGCCcattgaggttgagcttgggttggtggttgagagcttgaggttggGCGATGTGACGGAAACAGATATGCTTGATCAGTTTGGCCATTAG
- a CDS encoding hypothetical protein (EggNog:ENOG41), whose protein sequence is MSIRQWKAAICQAEPCWFDKIAAVKKTIRLINEASQNGASLIAFSEVWLPGYPNFLWSGTYRENMPLVQKYMQNSISAYGDEMLEIRQAAAAANIYVCFGFSERVGASLYLAQVLIGPDGNILLHRRKTKPTHVERTIFGDSTGDSLTTVVDTPLGKIGMLNCWEHLQPLLKYHTYCQGEQVHIAAWPFNAKWTESAVEPYSVFSEANEVTASRMYALEGAVYVLVTNQPLSAEGAKLNSEGQGNADKDGFMLAGGGGAAAVFGPDGRQLTEPTDPLFDGLIYCDIDLDKIDYAKTLTDCVGHYSRPDLLRLVVDDQPKNYVVRVSDGPTNTPYHTGTSGETLLSAHEKLDELLARKAKKEATS, encoded by the exons ATGTCAATTCGTCAATGGAAAGCCGCCATCTGCCAGGCCGAACCATGTTGGTTCGACAAAATCGCCGCTGTCAAAAAGACAATCCGTCTCATCAACGAAGCCAGCCAAAACGGAGCTTCCCTCATAGCCTTCTCCGAGGTTTGGCTCCCAGGCTATCCCAATTTCCTATGGTCAGGAACATACAGGGAGAACATGCCCTTGGTGCAGAAGTACATGCAAAACAGCATATCTGCCTATGGGGATGAGATGCTCGAGATCCGTCAAGCTGCTGCAGCTGCCAACATCTACGTATGCTTTGGTTTCAGTGAGCGGGTTGGAGCTTCGTTGTATCTCGCTCAGGTTCTTATTGGTCCTGACGGGAATATTCTTCTGCATCGCCGCAAGACGAAGCCTACGCATGTCGAGAGGACTATCTTTGGAGATTCTACCGGGGATTCTCTCACTACTGTTGTGGACACTCCCTTGGGAAAGATTGGCATGTTGAACTGCTGGG AACACCTTCAGCCACTCCTCAAGTATCATACCTACTGCCAAGGTGAACAGGTTCATATCGCGGCCTGGCCATTTAACGCAAAGTGGACTGAATCAGCTGTTGAGCCCTACTCGGTCTTTTCAGAGGCGAACGAGGTTACAGCCAGTCGCATGTATGCACTCGAGGGTGCTGTCTATGTCCTCGTGACTAATCAGCCACTGTCTGCCGAAGGTGCTAAGCTCAACAGTGAGGGCCAAGGAAACGCAGACAAGGACGGTTTCATGCTCgcaggaggtggtggtgccGCAGCTGTTTTTGGCCCGGATGGCCGACAGTTAACCGAGCCTACTGACCCCTTGTTTGATGGTCTCATCTACTGCGACATTGATCTGGACAAGATTGACTACGCGAAGACCTTGACTGATTGCGTGGGTCACTACTCACGACCTGACCTGCTGCGactggttgttgatgatcaACCCAAGAATTATGTTGTGCGCGTATCTGATGGACCGACGAATACTCCCTATCACACTGGTACTAGTGGAGAGACGTTGCTTTCTGCCCACGAGAAGCTCGATGAACTTCTTGCCAGGAAAGCGAAGAAGGAGGCGACAAGCTGA
- a CDS encoding hypothetical protein (EggNog:ENOG41): MLNGNSVMANVLRAQRVIQLGRPPSKRYVEALQERIRTLEAQIERFQSNAATQDRLASSFVEDTYSNSEGDSLPDDSSYRSPIKDISDRLGALNIGEDGQIHYFGSRSNFSLLKNSPAASSTVSSRELQKQAADTLDQLNLRVDISDELRNHLLDLFWSWQNTWQYLVVKELFLEDLYITHSGRYASPLLLSSVLALAARYSDRIELRTDPLDQNTAGNALAEQAKMILFYESQAPKVTTVQATALLGLREIATDKEALGWMYCGRRRGMAARMAFNLGLHLDRSHWVDTGHITKDEAEVGTIVWWGCYVLDK; encoded by the exons ATGCTAAACGGAAATAGTGTGATGGCCAACGTCCTTCGTGCTCAACGTGTAATACAGCTGGGGAG ACCCCCAAGCAAACGTTACGTAGAGGCGCTCCAAGAGAGGATCAGAACATTGGAAGCACAAATCGAACGTTTCCAAAGCAACGCTGCAACTCAGGACAGACTCGCATCGAGCTTTGTTGAAGACACCTACAGCAATTCGGAGGGTGATTCCCTTCCTGACGATTCTAGCTACAGATCTCCAATCAAGGATATAAGCGATCGACTTGGAGCTCTCAACATTGGCGAAGATGGCCAGATCCACTACTTCGGTTCTAGGAGTAACTTCTCACTACTGAAGAATAGTCCTGCAGCAAGCTCGACTGTGTCATCGCGTGAGCTGCAGAAACAGGCTGCAGATACACTTGACCAACTTAATCTTCGCGTTGATATATCCGACGAATTACGGAATCATCTCTTGGACCTCTTTTGGAGTTGGCAGAATACATGGCAGTATCTCGTCGTCAAAGAATTGTTCCTCGAAGATCTGTACATCACTCATTCCGGCCGATACGCCTCACCTTTATTGCTTTCCTCTGTCTTGGCGCTTGCAGCTCGGTATTCGGATCGGATCGAACTACGAACTGATCCTCTTGACCAGAATACGGCTGGCAACGCGTTGGCTGAGCAGGCCAAGATGATCTTGTTTTATGAGAGCCAGGCGCCGAAAGTGACGACAGTGCAGGCGACAGCGTTGCTTGGGTTGCGAGAGATAGCTACTGACAAGGAGGCTCTTGGATGGATGTATTGCGGTAGGAGACGTG GTATGGCAGCAAGAATGGCCTTCAACCTTGGACTTCATCTCGACCGAAGCCACTGGGTCGATACAGGACACATAACTAAggatgaagctgaagttgGAACTATTGTTTGGTGGGGATGCTATGTTTTAGATAAGTGA
- a CDS encoding hypothetical protein (EggNog:ENOG41) has translation MALIKFRGKPLSGYNILIIAFATFGSITYGYCSAIIGSTLGQPSFLHYFGLDTASNAAALTGAINGLFQGGGLIGTLSFGAVADKFGRCKAMFLASLIAIIGGGLQAGSVHLAMYLVARFLTGLAIGGLVMLVPLWQSEVAPPHARGLLVGLHGVSILVGYSSSAWVGFGFYFVNADGAQWRPPLAIQCLPPLILACGVYFIPESPRWLIDNDQHERAEAVLQRIYRDPSDPDNHAAKAEFAQIRAQVELERHLPSSWASLFTVPHYRKRAMIGFTTLLAGQLTGTTVINNYGPSLYAALGHGASASLALSAGWLTEGLVCNAINAVLLDYVGRKWLMVTGLIGCAISLLGVSIMVALYGGTTNKGGNSAGVFFLYLHLTFYATCMDASTYVYGSEIWPTHLRGKGFAISCAGLFVGSLTLLEAAPTAFETIGWRFYLIMMAFTIICAIIFALFFPETKGMTLEEISALFDDEVAIDASSDTKTLSITSDKEKVKA, from the exons ATGGCACTCATCAAGTTTCGCGGCAAACCACTTAGTGGCTATAACATTCTC ATCATTGCCTTTGCGACTTTTGGTAGTATCACCTACGGATACTGTTCCGCCATCATAGGATCCACCCTCGGCCAGCCATCCTTTCTCCATTACTTCGGTCTCGATACAGCCAGCAATGCAGCCGCTCTCACTGGTGCAATCAACGGGCTCTTCCAGGGCGGTGGCCTCATCGGCACCTTGAGCTTTGGAGCTGTTGCCGACAAGTTCGGTCGATGCAAGGCCATGTTCCTTGCAAGTCTAATCGCTATTATTGGTGGCGGGCTTCAAGCTGGCTCTGTCCACTTGGCAATGTATCTAGTCGCAAGGTTTCTTACAGGCCTGGCTATCGGTGGACTCGTCATGCTTGTGCCCCTTTGGCAGAGCGAGGTCGCGCCTCCTCATGCTCGTGGCCTCCTCGTTGGTCTTCACGGTGTTTCGATTTTGGTCGGATACTCATCGTCCGCTTGGGTCGGATTCGGCTTCTACTTCGTCAACGCAGACGGGGCACAGTGGCGTCCTCCTCTGGCCATACAGTGCTTACCTCCACTCATCCTGGCATGTGGCGTCTACTTCATTCCTGAGTCTCCACGATGGCTCATCGACAACGATCAGCACGAAAGAGCCGAGGCTGTTCTGCAGCGCATCTACAGAGACCCAAGCGACCCCGACAACCATGCAGCCAAGGCCGAATTTGCCCAGATTCGCGCTCAGGTAGAGCTTGAGCGACacttgccatcttcttgggcttcacTGTTTACCGTTCCTCATTACCGGAAGAGGGCCATGATTGGTTTCACCACTCTTCTTGCTGGCCAACTTACTGGAACTACCGTTATCAACAACTATGGACCTTCACTTTATGCGGCCCTCGGACATGGCGCTTCTGCTAGTCTCGCTCTCTCGGCTGGATGGTTGACCGAAGGACTTGTCTGCAATGCCATCAACGCTGTCCTCCTTGACTACGTCGGAAGAAAATGGCTGATGGTCACCGGCCTCATTGGCTGCGCCATCTCACTTCTTGGGGTAAGCATCATGGTCGCTCTTTACGGAGGCACGACAAATAAAGGTGGCAACTCGGCTGGTGTCTTCTTCTTATATCTGCACCTGACTTTCTATGCCACCTGCATGGATGCCTCGACTTATGTCTACGGTTCTGAGATATGGCCTACTCATCTTCGAGGCAAAGGCTTTGCGATATCCTGTGCCGGTCTTTTTGTTGGCTCTCTTACTCTTCTTGAGGCTGCACCGACTGCTTTCGAAACCATTGGCTGGAGATTTTATCTCATCATGATGGCATTCACAATTATTTGtgccatcatcttcgccCTGTTCTTCCCTGAGACTAAGGGAATGACCCTGGAGGAGATCTCAGCtctctttgatgatgaagtcgcCATTGACGCCTCGAGTGACACTAAGACCCTGTCTATCACCAGCGACAAGGAAAAGGTAAAAGCTTAG